DNA from Pelodiscus sinensis isolate JC-2024 chromosome 1, ASM4963464v1, whole genome shotgun sequence:
gaagctgcatacctaatgtggtggtcctagctcttactgtttaggaggagttcttgaacaaacaatatcagatggacagacagacaaatacaCAAAATCTCTCATCTATATAGTAGGCAAAGTATTTGGTTTTGGGATAAATAGGCAATTGTATGCATTTACTCTAAATTCAGAGAGTAGTTTAAAATAATGCAGCAAACTGATTTACAGGGACAGCAGACAATGCAGTCcctgaggctctgtctacactacaggctttttgcgcaagaacaattgttcttgcacaaaaacttgcggagcatctacactgcatgtgctttcttgcacaagtaagtTTACAGTAAGGCATCGAATTGGCACCAGAGTagccattttccaaaaaaataaacATCCACACAAAGTACAGGGCAATGCAGAAACCGATCAGTGAAATTTCAGTCAAAAATTgtgttttttcctcaaaaaagttGAGTGCAACGGGGGTTGAATATGAATGTGCTTTTTACAAATTAGTCAGTGTTTGCAATCCAGCTAGGAATAAATCAGACTAAAGTTTCAGCTCTAGTAGAAAATttaatttatttcacaataatctTTGAAAAAACAGTACAAAAAATAGGGAGGAAATATTGCTTGGTCACACAAACCAACAAATGTTGTAAATTCCACTGAAAATGAGATATAGAATAGTAATGCCACATCATTAAAATTTTGTGATCTTCGCATTTAATAAAAAGTATTATTACCTTGTTAATATTGCACAGATATTTTGGATTCAAAACATTTTTACTTATGTTTACAATTAATATTTGCAGAATAACCTGCACTGAATAAAGTAGGGCTCATGTAGGCATAGCTTTTTTCTAGTGCTCTCTCCTTTATATTTAGGGAAGCGTAATGTAAACAGATGTTTAACTTTTGGAAGTTATTTGTTCTCCTGTTCAATTATTTCTTTTATCCAAGAAAAAATCTGTGTGTTTACTTCCATCATAATATCATCTTCTGTTCGTCCTTTCGCTGCCATGCCATGGTTTGCTTTTTCAACCCAATAAATTTTTCTAGGGGTCTTCATTTTGCTTGCTACACCTTCTAATAATTTCTATAAAAATCAAGAGAAAAAGTTACGTTATTGTCCATCTTATACATAACAGGCAGAAGTCAAAAATGCAAATAGAATTCCAAATACATTTAAATGGATTGTTAGGTTATGACATTGTAATCCAACAGTATAATCTCTTCAGAGTACTCAATCGCTCATGTGAAAGAAGGGCTGGAAAATAAACAGAAGGACAAAATTATCTGAAGTGTCCTCCCATAAGCCACTGAAAAGCCATCTATTCCTCCTGCTAAAGTGTCAAAAACACTAGCAACAAATTGAGGGGCCTTTATAGACGACATGTGAAAACCAGTCTCATAGATCACAGCAGATAATGGAATATCAGTATAATTGTTTCAGGACTACTGCCTACCCAATAGGACGGGGTGAAGGGGAAAAGGACCTGCTGTTTTGTCAGGCATAGTTAGtcactggcaggccaccagacattttgtttacttcaGTGTCCATAGGCACAGAGCCACACAGCTCCTAATGGCTTCAGttcaccattcctagccaatgggactTGCAGAAAAGGTGGCCCAGCCCGCACCACTTCCCGCAGTTCCCACTGGCTAGGAACAGCAAACTGTGGCCCACAGGAAGCAGCAAGCAGACATGCCTGTAGATGCTCATGTAAACTAAATGTCTGGCAGCCAGTAGCTAACCTTTATGAACCCTACTCCTGCTATCGGACTTTCCTAAAACATAGGTTACTCAATAGATAATCCTGTTTGTGAAATAGGTCCAAGTATTCTCACAGTAATAGTGTATGCTCCAGGCACTCTATATGCTTGCTAATATAACTTCCATTTTTTGTAACCACCGATTAAAACTTTAGGATATGCCAGGAACACTTCCcagctaagttccctgtaagctgcataaCTGTGCAGCTATTTAatgagttacaggcagtccccaggatacgtacaagatagggactgtaggtttgttcttaagttgaatctgtatgtaagtcggaactggcgtccagattcagccactgctgaaactgatcagtttcaacagcggctgaatctggatgccagttccgacttgcatacagattcaacttaagaaccccaggcatccccaagtcagctgctactgaaactgatcagcggctgattccaggaagcccggggcaggggcttcctgtagtcagccactggtcagtttcagcagcggctgacttggggacgcctggggcagagcagctggggtgctgctgggttggtccagtagcgccgccgctcctcggcgctactggaccaacccagcagcacccaagctgctctgccccaggcgtcctgattcagccgctgctgaatctgaccagcagtggctgaatcaggacgcctggggcagaacagctggggtgctgcccggttggtccagtagcgcccagagcggcgctacgggaccaactggcagcgccccagctgctgtaccacaggtgtctggagcaaagccacggagcacgggggcagcgggacagcccagacgcgccgtggctgtcctgctgccctcgggctccgtggctttgctctgctttgctccccatccccccggtctgcagaccagggggtgtgggggggcaaagcagagccaagccgcggagcgcgctgccagctgacagcccagacgcgtctgggctgtccgctgaccacgtgttccgctgctttgcttcctctccctggtctgctggagaccagggagaggaacggccccgttcgtaactgcggatccgacataagtcggatccgcgtaactcggggactgcctgtactctcagAGCTCCCACACAGGCAGAGAGCTCAGCTaactggctgggagaggagccatCTGACCAGCTTCAAATAGAGCTGTCCGCTTCAGATGGAAGTGCTCAGAGAGCAGGTAGGGAAGGTCTTGCGAAATACGGTTTTCTCCAACATTAAATAGCAGCTAAACCTCTTCCGCAAGAAgtattggaagaagatatgcaaatgtgagtgcgatttgcatatcttcttctggaaaaaaacggcagtgtagccatagccaaggagagcatgactatttgtagttgactcagatttgttcagcatcttaaggctgagctatgtgtggataattTGCATTTTGGTGAGTTTACTAGTTTGAGTTATTAGAAAGGATGATTATACATGCACTCccagggtagtgttaattttctttttatttaatttcatattaaatattgtaagcaTCACTTTTTGTTAACTATccattgttttaatatattttcttccataccTATGAACTGTTTAAATGTACATGTTTTTTgttagtgtgtggatgtgcaccaccaatacaatcTCACTATGGGTACTGCCcgtaagaaatttcaacccacccaaggacagaaaatgttacagggaacactgcttctcaGCCCTGGATTTAAGTTTAGAGTCCTAAGTCCTAGCAGGATTTTGTAAAGATCCTGCAACATGCATCTCAAATCTGAGTTGCATATATATACTTCATGGGATAAGGAGAGAGGATAAACGCCAGACCTTGCTGAACATTACATTTTGACTTACTAACACTTGGATATTTCTGTGGAGTTTGGTTTGCATAACCCTTTTCTCCACAGGATGAGATGATACTACTGAGCAAGCAAACTTACCTTgctagaaatatttttatttgtccTGAAAAATATACCGATTGAATTGATAGTATAACACAGTATACACTTAGTATAATCTCAAATGGGATGGGAGCTAAGTTTTTTTAGAACCAGGTATATTGCActcaatgtctttttaaaaattattgccattTGGTGCTCTTTGGCAcattcagaaagcaaataaaattcTGTTCAAAAGGTATTTTTGAGTCCCAAAGATAAAATCATCTGGCAATACCCAGAGAAGATATGATATTCATCAGAAAAGTATCCATCTTTTCTCTGATGGTAGAATTCACTGCATGGAGGTTGCTGCAGCATATCAATGGTTGGACAAGACTGCCCTTATCTTTGGTTACCATGCAAtagtccctctaattttttcaatccatatacagaataaattttgttacatgcattGAAGCATGTGACAAAGTGCACAACcagaagaaacacatgctgccagctgtgggcactctgccaatcagttgggcggtatttgaatctctcttggatgGCTACCCAAAGCCCACAGCATACAGGGAATGCTGGCGTTAAGCATAGTTCCCTATTTCTTCCCCTTTATAACTGCACTCACATAGGAACTCACTTTTTCACACATCTCATCTTCTGTTCCTGAGATAAACAGCACAGGACActtaacaaaaaataaatcttCATCCCGGAGTTTGGACTGAAGATTTGGTCGATGCAATGGATATGATAAACATATCAGACCGCGAATGAAATCCTCATTGTCATCCTGGCTAATCTGACGTAGCACGGAGGCAGCTGCTCGTGAACCCATCGAACGACCTACCTCCCATTTAAAAGTAAAGAATAAAAGTATTTACTATCATGTCATTTACATTTGCACTGAGGAACACCACTCCTGTAAGTTGTCTTATGTAGGGAATATTGTTATGCTAATAGGACATATAAGCTACAAAATTACTATGAAGGGACAACAGGGACTTTAGTTTACCAAGTAATTGGAGTACACCACCAAGAACATTAGTGCTGTCAGATAATTGAACTGGGAGCACTTAACAGCTTTACATTCCGGACTAAGAAAACTATAGAGGATGAAACAAAAAaatggtgtgggggtgggaggaaagaagCAGGGTACAATGACATATATGGGTTATTGCCCATTTCTTAAGTGGAAAGAAGAACACAGAAAAACTATAATTCACGATCCTCAAAATACTATGGAACAGTTACAATATTCTTATACCAAAAGGACACAGTACTGACTGCCTTAGTCTGCTAATAGTAAAAATAAAGTTCCTGTGACCTACATTTCAAATCAGGCAAAGACATCCACCACAGATGTATTTCAAGTGAGTACTCTACTACACTTGAACGTCTTTaatctggcagccctgggaaATGGGGTTTGTGGGATTGAAGACTTTGTCAGGCCAGAGAAGGAGTGAGGGAGATGGGGGTAGAGCGCTTACCTGGCACTCTGCATTCCCTTCTactcccaggcaccacccctcACTGCTCAGTAGAGGGACAGGTtgctgcactgctgttcccccagctgtaagggagggggagcagcagtatACAAAGCCATTTTTGCCTGGCAGAGTCCATACAATGGGTGTTCCGGAATTAGGGACACACAAAGTATGGCGGTTACAGTGTACTTAAACCTTCAGTGTACACTTATGAATACAAACTGAAAAATTTAAATCTGCATGAGACTGTACAAGTCAAATACGAGGCCAAAGTATCTCCCCCAAAAGAAGCCACGTGAGCTGATGGATTTAGTTTTTTAATGTGATTCCGGAGATGGATGGATTAAACTGTTTGTGAGGTTTGTTGCAGTCAGAGGAGATATGATTTTACCATTAGCTTAATGGGACAAGAACTAGAGATTCTGGAATCATGTAAATCCTACTTACTCCCAGGCAGATGCAGTAACCTGCAAGATGACCTAGAGAAAAGGTCTGAGGACTGAAGAGCAGCAAGAACTAGGATACCAGTGGTACAAGCACTGTCACTATTCATGTATATATATTTAAGTATATTTTTCTTAGTTACGCAATTTAAAAGAAATTTGTATATTAGATACCCAGTTTCTTTTTAGGTTTCCTTTATACAAAGCAGGAAATTTAGAACAGGTATAAGCAGGTACAATTCCACTATTCTATACTATATATGAATTCCTCTTGCTTtgattgtgtgtatgtgtgtgtgtgtgtgtggggggggggtgttctatTGTTCTGCTACTGCATGCAGCTACAGGGCTTGTATAGATGGCTTGAATACCAAAATGGTATTCAGTTTGAAAAACACAGCTTATTACAACCATTTCCTGCAAGTCCAGAATGAATGTGGGTTTCAGATGACTAAATAAAATGTACACTAAACAATATAAAATGACAAAGGGTAACTTTTAAATTAGAATGCAatcttgttattttattttagattttcTAAACTATAGAACTTTGCATGGAAATacttgttttttctttatttaaaactaCCTTTCTATACATACTTTGGAGTTAAACAGTTGAAGAGAAAAAATAATGGTAAGATTCTAGTCTTCAGCAATATTGCGAAATTAGCATTGCTAAGTACTACTGTACAGTATATTACTATGTTATTTACCAATATCAAATGTCAGAAAGTTAAAAAAGGCAGACATTATCAATTAATTACTTAATGGAAGGATATGGATGTcacttctgggcacctgatttcaGTCCCCCCAATTTGATATTCTTCCATACTCCCTCAGTTATATCTGTTTCAAATTATAGATCAAGTAATAGATTTAGACAACTGCATACTCCTCAGGAGCTATGGGTTTCCTGGACTTTTGGAAGAATCCTGAGGACTCCCAATTTTTCCCATGCCTCGGGAATGGAATAATGATACAATGTACCTTTAAAACCACCATTAGAGACAGGATTGCAAACAAAAACCTAACCTGACACTTACCTCCAAGAAAGACACTGGAAAGTTTATATTCACTGGAGGACTTTAAATATTCCtaaagaaatgaaacatttttcattaaTTTAGAAGACAGCATTTTAGAATACACTATAAAAGTTATTATAGCTGGAGAATCTGAAATTGgatacttcccttactcctcctactcCCAATaaaacaagcagttattttataTGTTTCTTCTCCTCGCTTTCTCACACCGATAAACAAATATTTCTGCAATGCTTTTAAAGCAAGAACAATATAAAACTCAATAATCAAAAGCTACCCTACAATAATAcaccaatggctgtgtctagactggccagtttttccggaaaatcaactgtttttccgaaaaaacttgccagctgtctacactggctgcttgaatttccgcaaaagcactgacttcctactgtaagaaatcagtgctttttgcagaaatactatgctgctcccgttcgggcaaaagtcccttttgcgcaaaatttttgcgcaaaagggccagtgtagacagctcagatttgttttgcgcaaaaaagccctgattgcaaaaatggcgattggggctttttttgcgcaaaagtgcgtctagattggccacagacgctttttcacaaaaagtgcttttgcaaaaagcgtccgtgccaatctagacacttttccgaaaatgcttttaacagaaaacttttccgttaaaagcatttctggaaaatcatgccagtctagacgtagcccaatgtGTCTAAGTTAGACGTGATAAATGTAGTGAGAGAATATTTCAGTTTCAAGTTTTGAAAAGATTATAAATTATAAATGGTACACATCCTTCCAGTGTTCTCTAGATAAACATTCATTACAATACAGTTCTGAATTCCTAACCAAAC
Protein-coding regions in this window:
- the TEX30 gene encoding testis-expressed protein 30 isoform X2; translation: MNFSHLVSLVAYLASRGILCLRFTCKSLNIAYRTKAYKSVVEYLKSSSEYKLSSVFLGGRSMGSRAAASVLRQISQDDNEDFIRGLICLSYPLHRPNLQSKLRDEDLFFVKCPVLFISGTEDEMCEKKLLEGVASKMKTPRKIYWVEKANHGMAAKGRTEDDIMMEVNTQIFSWIKEIIEQENK
- the TEX30 gene encoding testis-expressed protein 30 isoform X1, which produces MGDYSEVKVKIPFGTKYLDAIFSVPDKILTHGVILTHGAGGDMNFSHLVSLVAYLASRGILCLRFTCKSLNIAYRTKAYKSVVEYLKSSSEYKLSSVFLGGRSMGSRAAASVLRQISQDDNEDFIRGLICLSYPLHRPNLQSKLRDEDLFFVKCPVLFISGTEDEMCEKKLLEGVASKMKTPRKIYWVEKANHGMAAKGRTEDDIMMEVNTQIFSWIKEIIEQENK